TTTGTAGAGACACGGTCGCACtttctacactttaaaaatgctgcgcgactatacTGAAATATACGGTAAAGCGTCCAGAAACTCCACagtgcattcagatgttactgcggtgctgcagctgaaatatttcattgtcatctgttcttaaaaacagaacacactTCTTGCCCAACTTTCAGAACTTTTGTTTTAGTTGCTAATGGTTTTCATCTGTAACAATATCTTCACattatctgtgctgctgtgcggGAGTGTGTTTTAACATACAACCAACATACACTCAGAGTAGACATGGATACACGTAgcgaggacagaggagtaaccagtaaatgacagcaatagatgaaaatgtaacaagagcatatttataaaggtagatactgtgccagtgatctccaatttatattactgtattatttataaaaagaaaatgtggccctttgcttttcttatggaagtctatgtggcccttgcaaaaaaataattggcCACCCCTGTCTTATGACATGGATGTGCAGGTGAATTGTTCTGCAGACACTTTATAGTCAGTaacttttgtgttgtttatgttttggGTGATTGAAATTGCCAATTGTCAGCACTGTCAGAGAGTGCAGAGGTTTTACAGTGGTTGCCATCCAGGATTGTGGATTTAAACTTGTTTAACACCCTGTACAAATGATGTAAACCCTGATACTGTTACCTCTTTTCTAAGATGAAGAAGGAACTGGAAGTGGCAACAATATTTTtaactgctgctgtgctgctttgtaGCAACTGGACTAAGTGtgcaagaaagaggaaaaagaattGGACATAAGTTTTGAATGTATCCACCAAAAAGCACCAAAAAGACTGCTGCTGTTAAAGTTTGGACACTTCAGTGGTGAATAcagattctttttttcatttagaaCTTGTTTTGAACCCTTTTCAGGAATATTTAGAGTTTCGGAAGGAGAGGGCAAAAATGCTGATTTCAAGGCGAAACCAGCTTCTTCTGGAGTTCAGCTTCTGGAATGAACCTCATCCAAGACAAGGGCCGAACATCTATGAAATGCGCACCTATTATCTAAAGGTATCCACATATGTTACacatattttatgttgttttatattCAACAGTTCTTGCAAGAGGCTTGAAAATGACATAAAAACCTTGCACATTCAGAGGGCTGTGCTCATAACATACTGATATTAATACAGCTAGAATCTATTTGACTGAATATTTCAGCCCTGCTGCTATAAACACGTGTTTAATCTCTCCATACCATTTCAATATTATCATTGTATAGCCATTGTTACCAGGGTGTATTCTGCTATGTGTTACCAGGCACTCCAGTACACATTCGTGCCAAGACGCTAATTTTTTCAacctctggactccactgtaaTTTAAGTTTCTGCCAGGACCTTTCCTTGTGTAATGTACAGTTAGCAGAGGAGTGCAAACCTAACTGATAAAATCTGTTTGCCGCCCATGCTGACTTGTATGTGAGCTCATACTTGGTCACATGAGCCTGAAGAGTTTCCTGGCCCCGTTTTAAACCTATAAATCAGAGTGGATTCAaagttttatttctattttaaaaaaactctCCTGTGTGAAGGTATAACAAAGCTGTGTTAACATTTAACTTGCACCATGTGTTTCAGCCAGGAACCATGATTGAATGGGGCAACCACTGGTAAGCTTCATTTGCCTTAAAAAAAGTCTGCTGCGTGAATTTCTTTGAGAGGTGTTCCAGTGATTATTACACTTACATGTCCTACAACAGGGCGAGGGCAATCAAATACAGACAGGACAACAATGAGGCTGTAGGCggcttcttctcacagattggcGACTTGTACGTCGTTCATCACTTGTGGGGTGAGTACACGCATGTGCAAATGGTCTTCTTGTCTTCCAAAAGATATGAGGTTTAATTGGTGGATATATTTGACATAACATACGGGAGAGAAGATTGGGTTTAATCACAAAGCATAGTTTTCTTGGTGCTGCTCATATTTAATGAGTGCAGAAGGTTTTGCATTAAGTCTTCCCATATgctgtattttttaaatataaatatttctaGCCTATGAAAGCCTCCAGTCCCGGGAAGAGACGAGAAACTGTGCTTGGCTGAAGGAGGGATGGGACGTAAATGTGTATTATACAGGTAAGACAAAAGCAGACTGACTTCTAAAGCTGCAGCGTGCCTCATGCATGGCGCAGTgcgtttacttttttttaataatttggtTTTAAACATTTAACCCCACTTTAGTGGTTGCCCCTAAGATTTCCTCCTGAACTGtgacaatgtttatttaatattttagcaCAGGGACAGATAATTTAAAACCCTCCTTCAGGTATCATAGGGAGCAGAACCCACGGGTGGACATGAAGAAAGCAGACTGCTGATATTCTACACATGCATGCTGTTATCAGTTTGttaccttctttcttttttgtctttccttAGTGCCTTTAATCAGAAGTATGGAGAGTAGGATAATGATTCCTACCATGAGCTCACCATTACAGTGAGAAGAACCTGATGCCCACACTCACTAATCTGCGGTGATACagattttggattttttttttttttttttgctttgttttaaatCTGCTGCACGATCTGTGTTACATCCAGTATTTTTCGCCAACCAGTCAGTTATGTCATGTAGTGTCtgcctgtgtttattttcatgaTCCCACAATATCAATATTTACAGAAAGTTAGGTCaaaactgtgcaaaaaaaatgatgacaaactgacccaaagaaaagcaaagttatactgttgtgtttttatcgTGGATTGTTGTGATGGACTGTGCACATTGAAGGATTAGTCTCCACCCCAGATTTTTATGATTGCACTTTTATATGAATCGGCTTAAATGAAGCCTACCTCATTCTCTCTGTGCTACAATCATCAAAACAGCTCAGGAGTTTGCTGACTATTTATAGTAAGGTGTGCAAAAAGCCTGCAAAGAACAAATGTATAACTTCtggcattttcaaaataaaagtgtacTAGCAAACAGTGCATTTGTGGCTACAACAGACAACCTGAGCTGAGGGTTAAAACACATAATACGGTAGTTGTTACATGACTTTTACATGAagcagctttctttttttttaaggtgaaATGACTGTGTTTCAAACAAAGTAGATCTTCTGAAATAAGATGATTTGTTAGACCCACAGTAGGGAATTTTACAGTGCTACATCAGCACACAGTATCCAGAATATGAAAGCAAATATTAAATTTAATATATAAAAGAAAGAATATGAATAGTGGAacagaaggaaaataaaaaaacataattaaaaacaacagattCTTGGGGTTAAACTGATGTTGTTGCACTGATAAACTAGATTATAAACACTAGTCTCTACTAAATATATTGTAAACAGAGCCTTTCTATTTTTTCATACAAATTACTTAAGCAcatatgaaaagaaaaaaattaaactggaAGAAAAAGGTCTGAATTAAACACATGAACAACCTCAGCCAAAAGTCTGCTTCcgggttttattttgaagaacgGAAACCGGAAGTGGTGTCGCTGCTCTGTGCGTCACGCTTCACACGCCTCCCTGCGTGCAGCATGTACCTTTAAGAGAAGGGGGCGTGGCGCTGCGGGGCTGTCCCCTTTTATTTGAATATACAGTAGTTCAGCGGGGCTGGAATCCGATTGCGTCGGATGTTTTTCGTGTTGTGTGAGACGAGCGCGGCGTAGAACGTGGTGCTTCCAGGCGGCGGTAATGCTCCTCACCCCGGGCctttatttaacatttgaatGATATAGGAAGgcgtttttttttacccctcgCTGCTACCGcgaccgccgccgccgccgccacctcATGCACGAACAGCTCGCAACCAGGAATATGGACTTGCACATATTGGACCACAGGCTGCGGGTCACCAGCATATCCAAGAATGGGCTGGTGAACTTCACACACCCCCTGATTAAACTGATATTTCTGCGGAACAGGACACGGTAAGAGGACAGATGGTTCTGTGAATCAGCCTGTGTAATCCAGTACGGATACATGAGATAACCTGCAGCGCCTTTCCATTGCCGAGCCATTCTAGGGCTGTtcgcctctctgctctgctcctccacGAGCGATGCACCGTGTAGCTTCAAAGACTTGGTTGCATGAATTtcctgacagcagcatgtttgCATCTTAGTGCATTgcattgtgtgttttgattGGACCCTGTGTCTGAGAGCCAGCACCAGCTTTGGGACATTTGGCCTCCTTTGCATCCAGTTTGCAAGTCCTCATGGTGGCATTAGAGCCAGTTTTGAGTTAATCCCTGGATATCCTGTCATTGTTATGTAATTGTTTATTCCCCGTGCTGCCCCACATATGCATGATGGCTTGAAGAAGAGCCCAACATCTGTCTTCAAGGCAAGCATGATATAGGCCAGCAGGGCCAGGGCCAGTGGCTCAGCTACAAAGGGAgcttttcctcctctcatcctgGTTATGGGGTTGAGGTTCCACAATAAATACAGATTTATTAAATATAGTTTAATTATAAAACAGCATCGCTTAACTAAGTCTGGAAAAACCCTGATGTGCTTCCTCTATTTGGTAGCAGCTCCCATGAGTGCATCAGAGGGTACAGTTAACTCTATTCTTGTCACCCGACAGAGAAAAATAAGATTTAAACCAAATATATTCATCTTAATTGATTGTTTGTCAGAGTGTTGAGCAACACAGTGGCTTATTTTGACATGTCCGTACCCGACTGACTGTGTCATGATGACTTGCACCACCTTCTAAACCTGTGAAAGGTCTTTGTCAGTGATTCAGAGCAATATTTTCTGTAGGTttgaacagagtgtgtgtgtgtgtgtgtgtgaccgatCCCATAATCAACCAGAACGAGCAGCCAGGCCTCACTTCCTTGGACTCACAGACTGTTTTTAAGCGTGCTGTTGTTCATACTTTGGAGTTAAGTCATCCTGCTGTGAAGCGTGTCGCCTCGTTTTTCCTGTTCTCTTTCTGCACCCGGAGTTGTTTGCTTTATATGAATTTAGAATGGGGAGCGGTGGAGAGGTGCAAAGGCGAAGCTTGATCCCCCTTTTTCAGGCCCCCGCTTGTCACACTGAGGAGTTCTGAGCAGAATTTAAAGGAGGTCATCAGCTGTTTTGCAAATTGTTAGATGGTGGTTCTCTCACTACATGTATGGTGCAGGGGTTAATAGTAGTGAGCCTGGGATCGTCCTCAgttgaagggtgtgtgtgtgtgtattaatcgAAGCCCAGTGTCAGTCCCATCTATTGGTCTTACTGTACTGTGGATGCAGCCCTGCAGGCAGCACACAGTCCTGCTTTCTTCTCCTACTAACAAGCGCACGGATTGGAACAATGCCTCAGCTGAGCCAGAAACCCAGTTGGGACTTTTCCACTTGTCTGCTTCAGTGACCTGTCAAGGTTGGGGGGGGCTCTCGCTCCACTTGTTTAGGACTTCCCTCTCACCCCATCCCAACCAATTGTTCTGAGGAAAGAGAGGCCtgcggaaaaaaaaacaagactcGAAGTTTGCAGGGTCACCACAGCCTGACGTTCATTCCTCACACTGTGGTTGTCTCTTATCGTGTTTCTTCAGCTGCAGACCCCCCTCCAACCACCACCACAAGCCCTCACTCACTAACTGCCACCCGTTGTTTTGTACAGCTGGATCAAAGTCCAGACTCATGTGAGCCTGAATCAGCTGCTCCCTCGCTACCTGTTGCTTtctcgcctcctcctcctcctcctcttcttcgttttcctaaaaaaaaaaaggtttatttttTCAACCCTTTACCTCCAGTGTCACACAGAGGTCATGCATCCTTGCTACACAGTGctgcacaaacatgtttacttaAAGCACAAAGTCTATGATCTATCCAAATTCTGTTTAATTTTGTTGTGGAGTTATTtttacacagaggaggaggaggaggattggTGCTAAGCTctccctgagtgacagcagaatGATGAGGATGGGAAATCATGTTGGAACCATGGCGTAAATTGGGTTTCATGCCATGATTGGATGACCTGCGTGTGAACTTCTCTCAAAATCCCTTCTAGGAGAGTCTGTCTGCAAATGTGTGCCGCGATGCAACAGTCTGCCtcaacacatttcatttccaGACACTGCAGCTCCTGCTTGTGTTTGTCAGATTTCTGTAGCgacattttattatatattaaaagaaaatgtctgCAACAACAGATATACATGTTATTTTTCAGTTGATAAGGTGTCCAAGGACGTACATGCAAAATGATGTTTCTCAAATTAATATAAACAGTACTGATTATCATATGAGGCCTCTTAACCTTCAGATGTGTGCACTGCAAACAGGAAGCCAAATATGCGCTGTTGTTTCACAGATAAGTGTCTTGACAGCAGCGCCACATGTTGCTGAGGTTACGGCTTTCCTGCAGGTGTAACATCAGAGCCCACACACATGTAGCTCTTCCAGGATAGCTGCTCGGCGTACTGTACCTGCAGGAAACTCATGCTGAGGAAGGTGAAAGATCAACAGGAAATGAGAGTGGCATTATAACACAATGGGCCGGCTGAGCTTGCTAGCACAGCTGGCTGCTGgtgttctctctctgtggccCCTGTCTTTTGTCCCTCGGTGGCGTGATTGTCCCGTTTCGTGGTAGGGATTACTTTTTGCTGAATCAGGAGTTTGGCAGCCTCGCTCAGGCTTCTGCTCGAATGGCCCAAGCTGACTGATAAGCAGAGGGAAGAGGAAGGTGTGTCTTCTGTGGGATGTTCTGAGAAAACAGGAATATGTAGCGCTTCCCTTTGAGGGATTCAAAGCAAACAAAGGAGAGGTCATATGTTGAGGAAAATGCTTTGGTGTTTAATATTTTCATGCTTCAGTCATTGACATTCTCTCAAAGTAATAATGTCATCTACATGTTGTTGATCTTCATAGAACCCTGTGTCAAAATAAACTTGTGTACACTTGTATGGTGGTGCTTGTCAGTTTAAATCGTATTAAGGCTGCCTATGCTAGCTCTCTGCATCCCCCAGCTTCCTGTAGTGttgctaggctaagctaaacATATACTGTGTTTGTATTAGATATGAGGGTGGAATCAATCATCTCATTTTACTCTTTATAAGATAAGCAAAACGGTGCATGTTCATCcactgttgctatggtgacagaatgcaaaaaaaactcATCTGAACTGCCTGAAGTAtaagattttgtttttatcttgcACTTAGCAATGCATGATGCAACACTTGAATTAAAAAAGGCTGAGTTtgttatattttctgttatttctgcAGATATTTCTCTATGACCATGATTCCACCAGTTACTGTTCACATGTATCCGTCCCCTCCACCAGCCTTTGTTTTTTGCTGTGATGTTTACAAGAAGCTTTTTGTTGGAACTTCCTTCCAGAATCTTGATTTCAGCCTTTGAAAGCAAATGCACTTGGCTCCAAACATGCTGAAGAAATTACTGTAAATTGCAATCAATGTTGTGTCTTGCTTGATTCCAGATGGTCTGGGCCCTCAGCTGCAGAGACGAGTGGAAGTGGCTCCTCATAGGGAAAATGCATAAGATAAATCGGTGTTGCCTACAAAACGTTGTGTTACCAGCTATTCCAGTATATGTATGAATTATGAAGCTCGCTAACTGTGTTGCATTTGACGGATCACAGTGGCCCAGtttagccccccccccttcccactTCCTGTAGATAAAAGAGTGAGTCGTAACACTGAGCTTTAGGCTTGAATGACAGGCGCTCCTGAATCCAATGTAGAtttcagagaaaatgaaaatctgaaCTGTGTCTTGTTGATGACATTCTTTCCCCTCCCttctcatccctctctctctctctctctctctctctcgttcctCCACTCCTGTTGCAGATGTAAGTTCTTTAGTCTGACTGAGACGCCGGAGAACTACACGGTCGTCCTCGATGAGGAGGGATTCAAAGGTAAATCGCCCTTGTGCATCTGCATCTTTTATCATTTTCACCAGATTCTGTTCCCAACTCTACATTCACACTGATACCTTTAAGTGCATGTACTGGTGAATTATGCAATgacgggctgctgctgctgctgcagtttcaACACAGCACAGAATATAATTGTGTCTTAAACATGGGCCACACCATCAGACTCTGTTGGTTTAGCACTCTAATGTTActtccttcctctcttgttCCCCCACACAGACCTCACATGGTAGGATGGGTGTAGCCTACAGTACAATAGCAAGGAGGGAAAAAGCTCAAACTCACGTTTCCTCAAATACAATATCATTGTTTGATATGAGAGTGTGCAGGATTCAGTGCTGTTAGGCCTCTCTGCTGCATCAAAGAGTTAGACACCATGTTGGTACCACAGTCTATGCAGTGTCAAACCAGCAGCTTAGCTGCTCCGTCGGCTGCTGACTGTGATATTACTCTCTACTTTTTTAGCCACCTATAGCTAAATAAACCATCCGTAGGTTACTGAGGAGCCGCTCTGACCCTCTGTGGAAGGCTGCAACCATTaacatgttggcagcatcacagcctGTATATTTTTGAAAAACAACCTGTGGGGATtgccccctagaggctgcagggtgaactgcatgGCCTTCATCGCTCAGCCCTGGAAGTTGCTGCTTGGACTTATCCTCACTTTTGGGGGGAGGTCTCATCCATCGTCATCCATCCTTATGATCTAAAATGTCCAGCTGCATTGTTTTAGATGAAACCCTGCAAATGTCAGCACAGCACTTTATTCTTAAACTGTGTGAAGTCAATAGAAAATTCAGAAAGATCATTAAGAGatgtagagaaggttgaagcaaggcgtctggacttgtaaactctacaagtccagacgccttgcttcaaccttctctacgtatgatgacctggatgactgagaatcttcatcaacatcattAAGAGATGCACCAAATCCCAGCATTCTCTGGGCACGTCACAGTCCCATCCCCATCCCCATCCCCAGCCGGCCATTTCATTCCCTTGTCCTTTTACACAGATGTTGATGTTAAAGGCACGTCTTGCCTCTGGCTGCTCCGttactctccctctccttcgCTCTCTTTGTAACTGAGTGCCTATTTTAAGAGGTGAAAGCTGGTGTAGTGAAGCCACAAGGGGCTGTCTGTGACAGATTATGCCAACCAGAACAGTGGGCTTTTGAAGTGAGAGTAAAGAAAGAATACAAAAAGAGTATTCACTGCAGGAGGTAGGCGGCGTtctttaatgtgttttgttttttagttaaTGAACCACAAACTGAAAAGTTTTGTGCCTCCTCTGCTTTGATGCTTTACAAAACATGCAAGGAGAGTTCTGCCCTCCCGCTGAGTAGTCAGAAATGtgctttcatttaaaaatcgGAGAGCTATTAAAAGATGAAATGTTGCTGTCGACATGCttggtgttgtttttcttcatatGCTTTGCAGGTAGCAGCAACACTCGGCTTGCTTCAAGTACAACAAACAAACTACTCTGCTCCTCTCTTCTGGCCCAGAGCCTCACATGTTATATAGCCTGAGAGATCACCCTGCTTGAACTGTGACACTTGACCCTCACCACATACTAAAGACTCATACAGAAATACACTCGTATCAAATCACACTCTACAGCCAAACATCATGAGGTAGTGTCTTTACTGGGCAGAATTTACTTCACGCTATAAATAGCCAGGGCTGCTGTAGGTGTTTGCAGATGGAAGCGATGGCAGCtgggagacaggaagtgtgtatgtgtgcatgttaaacTGAGCCTCAGGAAGTTACAGATGTATAAGTGATGACATATAGTGGTGCTGACACCTCAGTGAGAAGTGGCCTTTACATTAATGTCACTGATAGATGCTTTTGAGGGGTGCTGGCTGTGTGGAGGGAAGAAGTGTTTTCAGTGGTTATGTCATCTTTGCCATCCTGTTAGACCGTATAGTCTATGCATAAATGAAGGGGGTCTTGTACAGCTGTAGAATGAGCTCCTTTGTGTGGGACCGGTTTATGTTTCCTTAAGTTggtatgttttttaaaaacagttcatttttgctaaatagAGATAGAATAGTTCAGATATCAGTTTGGCAAATTTAAAGGTCAAACAACATCTAAGGACTCAAAGTTAAAGTTTCTCCCCATCTTCCTGGTCTGTTCGTCTGTCTCCATCTTGACTTGGTGGTTTCAGGTCATTGATTTTAGGACAAAAACAGTATGGTAAAAGTAAAATGCGTTGttatgagagagagaaagagttgtGAATGCTGCTCCACTGATTTCCCACCCTGCTCACCCGGCCTTTTCCTGTTCTGGTTCAGTGCCCTTATCTCAAAAACATACAGTCCAGTTCCTCTGAAGGACAAGTCTGCACATTACCCGAGCACTGATAATCAATAATCAGTGCCTTGAGGTTATTGTGACTCTTAAAACACTTCAACAGTAACATCAAAAGCTTTATTTTTGGCTTTTAttgtggcagcagtggctcagtggtagagcagggttgtccaataaccggaaggttggtggtttgatcccaactcctccctagtcattgttgtgtgtccttgggcaaggcactttacccgcattgtgACTATTAAAACACTTTACCAGTAACatcagccttaagcaatttccctgatgggatttttttttcctacgcAACTTCCCcactgtgggactaataaaggtattcttattcttaatcttaattcttATCTGCTATGCTCTGGGTTATTCTAATGTGTTTTTAGGAAAACGTATTGTCCACCATTACCATAGAAGCCATATTCTTCACGGTCAGACTCACCAACCCGCCTTTCCTTCCTCTCAGAGTTGCAGCCCTCAGAACACCTCCAAGTAGAGAGCTCCATCTGGCTGCCACTCAACGTGGTCTCCAACGGCAACGCCTCCAGCAGCTCGCAGGCTGTCGGTGTGACCAAGATTGCCAAGTCCGTCATCGCCCCCCTCGCCCAGCAGCACGTCTCCGTATTCATGCTCTCCACTTATCAAACCGACTTCATCCTGGTGAGCATCATCTATTTAGGCCTTTTCACTTCTGTTTAATGAGacattcagagaaaaaaaatcactccaCACCTATAATGTTGCTGTGAAATCTTTAAACTCGCTGAACTCTGCCAGACGGAAAGAAGCCACGGTGTCTGCATTTTGTCCACTCACCAGTTTTGCAGTTAAGGAATTAATTCCCGACAGAGCTGAGGGTGCTAAAAAAGTTCGTTGATGAATTACATGTGAAAATGTTAAGTGTGCACAAATACATAACTCCATAACAGGCATCTGTGTCAGCGTGTATGTTAATGTTTGACAGGCTGGTTTTCTCCTGAAACAGTGCTGACcatgtgcagctgatgtttgcAGCTCTtcaaaacagtgtttttgttccATGTTTATCTTGTGTaggtgagagagaaagaccTGTCTGTGGTCATCAGCACTCTGGAGGAGGAGTTCAGTATCTACAGGGAGGTGGGAGGAGAGTCCTTCCCTGTGCACTGTCAGGATTTTTCCAACGGCCTCCAGAAGAACGGCAAAGACGGTACAGTCACTGTTCAGCGTGCATTCACAAGTATCCATCCAGCTTGTAAATCGAATAAAGGTTCTTTAGCACCACCTTCAGGGTATTTGTACAATATAATGGCAGGCCACAAATCTGGTTTAGTTGTT
The genomic region above belongs to Parambassis ranga chromosome 9, fParRan2.1, whole genome shotgun sequence and contains:
- the castor1 gene encoding cytosolic arginine sensor for mTORC1 subunit 1, whose protein sequence is MHEQLATRNMDLHILDHRLRVTSISKNGLVNFTHPLIKLIFLRNRTRCKFFSLTETPENYTVVLDEEGFKELQPSEHLQVESSIWLPLNVVSNGNASSSSQAVGVTKIAKSVIAPLAQQHVSVFMLSTYQTDFILVREKDLSVVISTLEEEFSIYREVGGESFPVHCQDFSNGLQKNGKDAMQPTVHPVLIPQNQFCVMSLDPDTLPSIATTLIDVLFYSSSPKEDTQSPPSQELDCIKFFSFSLIDGYISLVMDTEAQRQFPADLLFTSSSGELWRMVRIGGQPLGFDECGIVAQISQPLADSDISAYYISTFSFDHALVPEEDIVSVTDMLQHQRKEPATS
- the nipsnap1 gene encoding protein NipSnap homolog 1, with translation MSKTCSVWTKGSQLCRYSVNLHQNTRRFSESSDKGWFRSLFVHKVDARKDAHSNLLSKKETSNLYKIQFHNVKPECLEAYNSLEAEVQKWLHEDRDYPCEVVGSWNTWYGEQDQAVHLWRYTGGYPALTECLHKLKTNKEYLEFRKERAKMLISRRNQLLLEFSFWNEPHPRQGPNIYEMRTYYLKPGTMIEWGNHWARAIKYRQDNNEAVGGFFSQIGDLYVVHHLWAYESLQSREETRNCAWLKEGWDVNVYYTVPLIRSMESRIMIPTMSSPLQ